The proteins below come from a single Sinobacterium norvegicum genomic window:
- a CDS encoding peptidoglycan D,D-transpeptidase FtsI family protein yields MTDPSNNSTASWRFHVVWAGLLCLAVLLIARLLGLQVLESERGREFLLEQGDRRAVRTEQIVAHRGMIADRNGEPLAISTPVVSVWADPTILSQHLDSLPMLSTVIGIDQSVFQARVKRMAKRRFIYLRRHLTPVDADRVKALKVPGVYFQQEYKRYYPAGEVAAHIVGFTNIDDKGQEGLELTYDGHLNGVPGKKRILKDLHGSLIRELDQIQPAKPGENLYLSIDLRVQYVAYKALKKAIKLHHASSGSVVVLDSRTGELLAAANQPSFNPNNRNRLDPAALRNRVVTDVFEPGSTVKPLTIVAALESGKFTPDTMINTSPGHIRVGKKTLLDPVNYGTIDVSKIIKKSSQVGTTKIALQLEPEVVRNVFYKAGLGQATGTGFPGEGVGVLPNHRRWSDIERATFSFGYGLSVTPLQLAQSYTVFANHGVKKPVSLLRRDTGVEGVAVTSPKVADDILTMMQSVTEKGGTGTRAAVKGYSVAGKSGTAHKAARGGYSENEYTAVFAGLAPVSDPRIIVVVVVNDPKAGQHYGGQVSAPVFADVVENTLGLLGSSPDQIGDYKPAQLMAGRI; encoded by the coding sequence GTGACGGATCCTAGCAACAACAGTACAGCATCGTGGCGTTTCCATGTGGTATGGGCTGGGTTGTTGTGTCTTGCTGTTTTGCTCATCGCGCGGTTGCTGGGTTTGCAGGTGTTAGAGAGTGAGCGCGGCCGAGAGTTTTTGTTAGAACAGGGTGACCGCAGGGCAGTGCGAACAGAGCAGATTGTGGCTCATCGGGGTATGATTGCCGATCGCAATGGTGAGCCACTCGCAATCAGTACGCCGGTGGTCTCCGTTTGGGCTGACCCAACAATATTAAGCCAGCATCTCGATAGCCTGCCAATGTTGTCGACGGTTATTGGTATCGATCAATCAGTCTTTCAGGCCCGTGTAAAGCGGATGGCTAAACGACGCTTTATATATTTGCGCAGACATTTGACCCCGGTCGATGCTGATAGGGTAAAGGCGTTAAAGGTTCCGGGTGTATATTTTCAGCAAGAATACAAGCGCTATTACCCAGCAGGTGAGGTCGCAGCTCATATTGTTGGTTTTACAAATATTGATGATAAGGGTCAGGAAGGCCTCGAGTTAACTTACGACGGCCATTTGAACGGTGTGCCAGGTAAGAAGCGTATATTAAAGGATTTGCATGGCAGCCTGATTCGAGAACTGGATCAAATTCAGCCGGCCAAACCCGGTGAAAACCTCTATCTCAGTATCGATCTTCGGGTGCAGTATGTTGCCTATAAAGCATTAAAAAAAGCTATTAAATTACATCATGCCTCGTCTGGCTCGGTGGTGGTGTTAGACAGTCGTACCGGTGAGTTATTGGCGGCAGCCAATCAGCCCTCTTTTAACCCTAATAACCGAAATCGCTTAGACCCTGCGGCGTTGCGTAACCGTGTTGTTACCGATGTCTTCGAACCGGGCTCAACGGTAAAACCGTTGACGATTGTCGCGGCGCTAGAGAGTGGAAAATTCACGCCTGATACGATGATCAATACCAGCCCCGGGCATATTCGCGTCGGCAAGAAGACGTTATTGGATCCTGTTAACTATGGCACGATTGATGTTTCTAAAATCATCAAGAAGTCCAGTCAAGTTGGAACAACCAAGATTGCCCTCCAACTGGAGCCCGAAGTGGTTCGTAACGTTTTCTACAAGGCCGGGCTTGGGCAGGCAACGGGTACGGGGTTCCCCGGTGAGGGTGTCGGTGTCTTACCGAATCACCGCCGCTGGAGTGACATCGAGAGAGCGACTTTTTCCTTCGGCTATGGCTTGTCGGTAACGCCTTTGCAGCTGGCGCAATCTTATACAGTCTTTGCCAACCACGGAGTGAAAAAGCCGGTCAGTTTATTGCGAAGAGATACCGGTGTTGAGGGGGTTGCAGTGACGTCGCCCAAGGTGGCTGATGATATTTTAACCATGATGCAATCAGTCACTGAGAAGGGTGGCACTGGAACGCGGGCGGCGGTTAAGGGGTATAGTGTAGCCGGAAAATCCGGTACCGCGCACAAGGCGGCTCGCGGCGGCTATAGCGAAAACGAATACACAGCAGTCTTTGCCGGCTTAGCTCCTGTCAGCGATCCGCGGATTATTGTCGTTGTGGTCGTGAATGATCCCAAGGCTGGCCAGCATTACGGTGGCCAGGTAAGTGCGCCAGTATTTGCCGATGTGGTTGAGAACACATTGGGCCTGTTAGGCTCATCGCCAGATCAGATTGGTGATTACAAGCCCGCACAGCTGATGGCGGGGCGGATATGA
- the rsmH gene encoding 16S rRNA (cytosine(1402)-N(4))-methyltransferase RsmH: MHETVLLNEAVEALLVDKEGCYVDGTFGRGGHTRHLLAQLGESATVIGFDKDPQAIDTANILAAEDGRFSIVHNSFAELKNELERRQLSGAVQGILLDLGVSSPQLDQAERGFSFMKDGPLDMRMDTTRGQSAADWIAAAEMDDISLVLREFGEERYAKRIARAIVREREEEPIKTTARLAGIISEAHPAWEKHRHPATKSFQGIRIYINNELGDLKDILEQALDVLAIGGRLVVISFHSLEDRMVKRFIRDLQKGPVLPRHIPVTQAQMEPPIKAVGKAVKASKAEVEVNIRSRSAIMRVAVKLK, translated from the coding sequence ATGCACGAAACAGTATTGTTAAACGAAGCCGTGGAAGCGCTGCTTGTTGATAAGGAGGGGTGTTACGTCGACGGTACATTTGGTCGCGGTGGGCATACTCGTCACTTATTGGCGCAATTGGGTGAGTCAGCGACGGTTATCGGTTTCGACAAGGATCCTCAAGCTATTGATACGGCAAATATCTTGGCTGCGGAAGATGGTCGTTTTTCCATTGTGCACAACTCTTTTGCTGAGCTGAAAAACGAATTAGAGCGACGTCAGCTGAGTGGCGCAGTGCAGGGTATTTTACTCGATTTGGGGGTTTCTTCGCCGCAGTTGGATCAGGCTGAGCGCGGCTTTAGCTTCATGAAAGACGGCCCGTTAGATATGCGCATGGATACCACGCGTGGACAGAGCGCAGCTGATTGGATTGCCGCCGCTGAAATGGATGATATTTCTCTGGTACTACGTGAATTTGGTGAAGAGCGATACGCCAAAAGAATTGCCCGAGCGATTGTACGTGAGCGTGAGGAGGAGCCTATTAAGACCACGGCTCGACTTGCGGGTATTATTTCAGAGGCGCACCCAGCCTGGGAAAAACATCGCCACCCGGCAACAAAGTCATTTCAAGGTATTCGTATTTACATCAACAACGAACTGGGTGACTTGAAGGATATATTAGAGCAGGCGCTCGATGTTTTGGCCATTGGCGGACGTTTAGTGGTGATTAGCTTTCATTCGCTCGAAGATCGCATGGTTAAACGTTTTATCCGAGACCTGCAAAAAGGCCCGGTATTGCCAAGGCATATTCCTGTGACTCAGGCACAAATGGAGCCGCCAATTAAGGCCGTAGGTAAGGCAGTTAAGGCAAGCAAGGCAGAGGTTGAGGTTAATATTCGCTCGCGAAGCGCAATTATGCGTGTCGCAGTAAAGCTGAAGTAA
- the mraY gene encoding phospho-N-acetylmuramoyl-pentapeptide-transferase, producing the protein MLLWLAEWLQEYINAFQVFQYLTMRGILSVLTSLAIALMIGPWLIRKLNEHQIGQSVRNDGPQSHLSKSGTPTMGGALILIGILVSTLLWADLANKYIWVVIVVTAIFGAVGWVDDYRKVIEKNSRGLPARWKYFWQSVGGLGAAIFLYGVAVLPQETQLFVPFFKNVAWSMGPLFIVLTYFVIVGTSNAVNLTDGLDGLAILPTVLVGGALGVIAYLAGHSNFSEYLHIAYIPGAGELVVFCGAIVGAGLGFLWFNTYPAQIFMGDVGSLALGAALGIVAVIVRHEIVLFIMGGIFVMETLSVIIQVASFKMTGKRVFRMAPIHHHFELKGWPEPRVIVRFWIITVILVLFGLATLKLR; encoded by the coding sequence ATGTTGTTATGGCTTGCTGAGTGGTTACAAGAGTACATTAATGCATTTCAGGTATTCCAATACCTTACAATGCGCGGAATATTGAGTGTTTTAACATCGTTGGCTATTGCTTTGATGATTGGCCCCTGGCTGATCCGCAAGCTTAACGAGCACCAGATCGGTCAATCGGTCAGAAACGATGGGCCTCAAAGTCATTTATCAAAATCTGGCACTCCAACCATGGGGGGGGCATTAATATTAATCGGTATTTTAGTTAGCACGTTATTATGGGCCGACCTGGCCAACAAATATATATGGGTTGTTATCGTTGTGACGGCAATTTTTGGTGCCGTTGGTTGGGTAGATGACTACCGTAAAGTGATTGAAAAAAACTCGCGTGGATTACCCGCTCGCTGGAAGTATTTTTGGCAGTCTGTCGGTGGTCTGGGTGCCGCAATCTTTTTGTACGGCGTTGCCGTGCTACCGCAGGAGACACAATTATTTGTACCGTTTTTCAAAAATGTTGCCTGGTCGATGGGGCCTCTGTTCATTGTATTGACCTATTTTGTCATCGTTGGCACCAGTAATGCGGTGAATTTAACCGACGGTCTAGATGGCTTGGCGATTCTACCGACAGTACTTGTCGGCGGTGCTCTTGGTGTCATTGCTTACTTGGCTGGTCACAGCAATTTTTCTGAGTACCTACACATTGCTTATATACCCGGTGCTGGAGAATTGGTGGTTTTCTGCGGTGCGATTGTCGGAGCAGGCTTAGGCTTTCTTTGGTTTAACACTTATCCAGCACAGATATTTATGGGCGATGTTGGCTCTCTTGCCTTGGGTGCGGCCTTAGGTATTGTTGCTGTCATCGTCCGTCATGAAATCGTGTTGTTCATTATGGGTGGCATTTTCGTCATGGAAACGCTGTCTGTCATCATACAGGTTGCCTCTTTTAAAATGACCGGTAAGCGGGTTTTTAGAATGGCACCGATACATCATCATTTTGAATTGAAAGGCTGGCCGGAACCGAGAGTCATTGTTCGCTTCTGGATTATTACCGTCATTTTAGTGCTATTTGGTTTGGCAACCCTAAAACTGCGATAG
- the murD gene encoding UDP-N-acetylmuramoyl-L-alanine--D-glutamate ligase gives MSQLIASDRNIAIIGLGKSGVSAARFLTTKSIKFDVFDSREMAAGADSFKQRYPGVNVHCGELSGEKLACYQQLVVSPGVSLEEPAIAFAGEQGAELIGDISLFCQYVDVPFVAITGSNAKSTVTTWVGDMAERDGKNVAVGGNLGTPALDLLLDHGDAELYIIELSSFQLERTEKLTANVATVLNVSEDHLDRYSGMMAYQQSKQRIYRKAESAVYNRADVLTQPLASQQMKLISFGLSQPDLHDYGIRLQQGKEFLAKGLKSLMAVEELSLPGRHNIENALASAALAECAGISLSAVVASLKCFTGLRHRCQQIAVVDGVKYFNDSKGTNVGASIAAIDGLAEDGSHLILIAGGVGKGADFSDLAKAIDGKVSQVILIGEDAELIATLIADNSKIVFADDMAAAVSLATATAQVGDTILLSPACASFDMFNSFEHRGEVFEQAVMQLEGRR, from the coding sequence ATGAGTCAATTAATAGCTAGCGACAGAAATATTGCAATTATCGGGCTGGGGAAAAGCGGAGTCTCTGCTGCTCGATTTTTGACGACAAAAAGCATCAAATTTGATGTCTTCGATAGCCGTGAGATGGCCGCCGGTGCCGATAGCTTTAAGCAGCGTTACCCCGGCGTCAATGTTCATTGTGGTGAGCTAAGCGGTGAAAAATTGGCGTGTTATCAGCAATTAGTCGTCAGTCCAGGGGTTAGTCTAGAAGAACCTGCAATTGCATTTGCCGGGGAGCAGGGGGCTGAGTTAATAGGTGATATCAGCCTGTTTTGTCAATATGTCGATGTGCCTTTCGTCGCTATCACCGGCTCTAACGCCAAGAGTACAGTCACTACCTGGGTTGGTGATATGGCCGAGCGCGACGGGAAAAATGTGGCTGTCGGCGGTAATCTCGGTACTCCCGCTCTCGATTTGTTGCTCGACCATGGCGACGCAGAGCTCTACATTATCGAGTTGTCTAGTTTCCAGTTAGAGCGAACAGAAAAACTGACCGCTAACGTTGCCACGGTATTGAATGTAAGCGAAGACCATCTCGATCGTTATAGCGGCATGATGGCTTACCAACAAAGTAAGCAGCGTATTTATAGGAAGGCTGAGTCTGCTGTTTACAACAGGGCGGATGTGTTAACACAGCCATTAGCTTCGCAGCAGATGAAACTAATAAGTTTTGGCCTGAGCCAGCCTGATTTGCATGACTACGGTATTCGTTTGCAGCAAGGCAAAGAGTTTCTGGCCAAGGGGCTAAAATCATTGATGGCTGTTGAAGAGTTGTCATTGCCTGGGCGGCATAATATTGAAAATGCATTGGCCTCAGCGGCGCTGGCAGAGTGTGCCGGTATCTCACTGTCTGCAGTTGTTGCCTCGCTTAAATGCTTCACCGGTTTGCGGCACCGATGCCAACAAATCGCTGTGGTTGATGGGGTTAAATATTTCAATGACTCTAAGGGGACTAATGTCGGTGCCAGCATTGCCGCCATTGACGGCCTGGCCGAAGACGGCAGCCATTTAATCTTGATTGCTGGCGGCGTCGGTAAAGGGGCTGACTTTAGCGACTTAGCGAAGGCCATCGATGGTAAGGTCAGTCAAGTGATACTGATCGGTGAGGACGCAGAGCTTATTGCCACACTCATTGCCGATAACAGCAAAATAGTCTTTGCGGATGATATGGCGGCTGCGGTGAGCTTAGCCACAGCGACGGCACAAGTAGGCGATACGATATTGTTGTCGCCTGCCTGTGCCAGTTTCGACATGTTTAATAGCTTTGAACACCGTGGTGAGGTTTTTGAACAGGCTGTTATGCAGCTAGAGGGGCGCCGATGA
- a CDS encoding UDP-N-acetylmuramoyl-L-alanyl-D-glutamate--2,6-diaminopimelate ligase has protein sequence MMMRKLSDFMPQALVYSDMAVTGMTLDSRHVEPGFLFVALAGRTVDGRQYIDSAQRAGAVAVLVEDSAFEAGTDITIPMIKVPNLAERLAEIAQRFYRSPFQSLSVVGVTGTNGKTSCSQLVMQLLHALGNHCAVLGTTGWGVGAVTEPSTHTTPDTVSLQAIGADLVARGATALAMEISSHALDQGRIDGVEIDTAVFTNLSRDHLDYHISMEAYGEAKRRLFGLLSLKNAVVNIDDAFGQAIVAKLNNDVRLLSYSLLDSTATLYVRALSYSLAGVSGVLCYDNQECEFTSPLIGEFNVSNLLAAIAAVLADGYSLTDIVPHIGQLKPARGRLEVVTGAHNITVMIDYAHTPDALEQVLKSVKKHCQQSLWVVFGCGGDRDKGKRPLMARAAQRFADRLVITSDNPRTETPAEIVADVVAGIKVDKSVTVEVERQRAIELAVSQAKPGDCVLIAGKGHETYQDIMGVKHDFDDFEKVTAALAMRGEI, from the coding sequence ATGATGATGAGAAAGCTATCTGACTTTATGCCTCAGGCGCTGGTTTATAGCGATATGGCTGTAACCGGCATGACGCTGGATAGCCGGCATGTTGAGCCTGGGTTTTTATTTGTGGCATTAGCAGGGCGTACCGTCGATGGTCGCCAGTATATTGATAGTGCGCAGCGTGCTGGTGCTGTGGCTGTATTGGTTGAAGACTCAGCTTTTGAAGCCGGCACTGACATAACCATCCCGATGATTAAGGTACCCAATCTAGCTGAGCGATTGGCTGAAATAGCGCAGCGCTTTTATCGCAGCCCTTTTCAATCGCTGTCTGTTGTTGGTGTTACCGGCACCAATGGTAAAACATCGTGTAGTCAGTTAGTCATGCAGTTATTGCATGCGCTCGGTAATCATTGTGCCGTGTTGGGAACAACTGGCTGGGGCGTTGGAGCAGTGACTGAACCGTCTACACACACGACGCCCGATACTGTGTCGCTACAAGCCATTGGGGCCGATCTGGTTGCGCGAGGAGCTACAGCTCTGGCGATGGAAATATCTTCCCATGCCCTTGATCAGGGGCGAATTGATGGCGTTGAAATAGATACGGCTGTTTTCACTAATTTAAGCCGAGATCATTTGGATTATCATATTTCGATGGAGGCATACGGTGAGGCTAAGCGTCGCTTGTTCGGCTTGTTGTCGTTAAAAAATGCTGTGGTGAATATCGATGATGCGTTTGGCCAAGCAATAGTGGCCAAGCTAAATAATGATGTCCGCTTGCTCAGTTATTCTCTATTGGATTCTACCGCGACGCTATATGTGCGCGCTTTAAGTTATTCGTTAGCCGGTGTCAGTGGTGTGCTCTGCTATGACAATCAAGAGTGCGAGTTTACCTCGCCGTTGATCGGTGAGTTTAACGTCAGTAATTTATTGGCTGCGATTGCGGCTGTGCTGGCCGACGGCTATAGCCTGACCGATATTGTACCGCATATTGGCCAGTTAAAGCCTGCTCGAGGCCGGTTAGAGGTTGTAACAGGTGCGCATAATATTACTGTGATGATTGATTATGCCCATACCCCCGATGCCTTAGAGCAAGTATTGAAAAGCGTGAAAAAACACTGTCAGCAGTCTCTGTGGGTGGTGTTTGGCTGTGGCGGTGACCGCGATAAAGGTAAGAGGCCATTGATGGCCCGGGCAGCTCAGCGTTTTGCTGACAGGCTGGTTATCACCAGTGATAATCCAAGAACAGAGACGCCAGCAGAAATCGTTGCCGATGTTGTTGCCGGTATTAAAGTCGATAAATCGGTGACTGTCGAGGTCGAACGTCAGCGCGCTATTGAGCTGGCAGTATCACAGGCTAAGCCGGGTGATTGCGTGCTAATTGCCGGCAAAGGGCATGAAACCTATCAAGATATAATGGGTGTTAAACACGATTTCGATGACTTTGAAAAGGTCACTGCAGCACTGGCGATGCGGGGTGAAATATGA
- the ftsW gene encoding putative lipid II flippase FtsW has translation MNYADKQLSFAIPSALSDGRVDWVLLTTAVLLATVGLIMMASASIDYAELNYSGPFHHVIRHSIYLSMALVAGFCIYTLPPSSWKNSGAMLIGLGFVLAVLVLIVGREINGSKRWISLGVITLQVSELIKPIVVVYLAGYLVRREHEVKSQFSGFVKPMLVLAMFIILLLLQPDFGAVVVMTMTALALMFLGGVKLWQFLLTMIICMGAAVLAVVSSEYRLRRVLAYTDPWADQYDSGYQLTQSLIAFGRGEWFGTGLGNSVQKLFYLPEAHTDFVFAILAEELGVVGAIGIVLGFALLVWRMLATGRLAEKKEQFFWAYVCYGFAIIFSGQVFINIGVNTGLLPTKGLTLPLISYGGSSLIVCVMMLAAILRISHELQTAELASDRVAAPPKNQAERQKKKVAGTPARTRRRLAA, from the coding sequence ATGAACTACGCCGACAAGCAGCTTAGTTTTGCCATTCCCTCAGCATTGAGTGATGGGCGTGTAGACTGGGTGTTGTTAACCACCGCTGTGTTGTTAGCAACGGTCGGCCTGATCATGATGGCATCAGCTTCTATTGATTATGCTGAGCTTAATTATTCAGGCCCCTTTCACCATGTAATCCGTCATAGTATTTATTTATCTATGGCTTTAGTGGCGGGCTTTTGTATTTATACACTGCCACCGAGCAGCTGGAAAAACTCCGGTGCGATGTTGATTGGACTTGGTTTTGTATTGGCTGTACTGGTGTTAATTGTTGGGCGTGAGATTAATGGCAGTAAACGTTGGATCAGCTTGGGTGTGATTACCCTGCAGGTGTCTGAGCTAATTAAACCGATAGTCGTGGTGTATTTGGCAGGGTATTTAGTGCGTCGAGAGCATGAGGTGAAAAGTCAGTTTTCAGGCTTTGTTAAGCCGATGTTGGTGTTAGCCATGTTTATTATTTTGTTGCTATTGCAACCTGACTTTGGTGCGGTTGTGGTGATGACAATGACGGCGCTGGCGTTGATGTTCTTGGGCGGCGTCAAACTCTGGCAATTCTTGTTGACCATGATTATCTGTATGGGCGCTGCCGTGCTGGCAGTGGTTTCCTCAGAGTATCGACTGCGTCGTGTCTTGGCTTACACTGACCCTTGGGCTGACCAGTACGACAGCGGTTATCAGCTAACGCAGTCATTGATTGCCTTCGGTCGTGGCGAGTGGTTTGGTACCGGCTTGGGAAACAGCGTACAAAAACTATTTTATTTACCCGAGGCTCATACCGACTTTGTCTTTGCCATTTTAGCTGAAGAGTTGGGTGTGGTTGGCGCGATTGGTATTGTCTTAGGCTTTGCCTTATTGGTTTGGAGAATGTTGGCAACGGGGCGTTTAGCAGAGAAGAAAGAGCAGTTCTTCTGGGCCTATGTCTGTTATGGTTTTGCCATTATTTTCAGTGGCCAAGTCTTTATTAATATTGGCGTCAATACCGGGTTATTGCCGACCAAAGGTCTGACGCTACCGTTGATCAGTTACGGCGGCAGTAGCTTAATTGTCTGCGTCATGATGTTGGCTGCAATTTTACGTATCAGCCATGAGCTGCAAACAGCGGAGCTGGCCAGTGACAGGGTTGCGGCACCGCCGAAGAATCAGGCAGAGAGGCAAAAGAAAAAGGTTGCCGGTACACCTGCCAGGACGCGCAGGAGGTTGGCCGCATGA
- the ftsL gene encoding cell division protein FtsL, translating to MTTTPSTALLNSRRFSVPLLMVLLLVNVASALAVVYSTHWNRQLFGELQVVQREAVAIEAEWGRLLLENSSLGAYARIESIARKQLSMKQPSIEETVLVKQ from the coding sequence ATGACAACAACGCCGTCAACAGCATTGCTTAATAGTCGCCGTTTTTCAGTGCCGTTGTTGATGGTTTTGTTGCTGGTCAATGTTGCCTCTGCGCTGGCCGTTGTTTACAGCACTCATTGGAATCGTCAGTTATTCGGTGAGTTGCAGGTTGTGCAGCGTGAGGCAGTGGCTATTGAGGCGGAATGGGGGCGGTTGCTGCTGGAAAATAGCAGTTTAGGTGCCTATGCAAGAATAGAGTCGATAGCAAGAAAACAGCTGTCGATGAAACAACCATCAATTGAAGAGACGGTGTTGGTGAAACAGTGA
- a CDS encoding UDP-N-acetylmuramoyl-tripeptide--D-alanyl-D-alanine ligase yields MISATTLSQLAADNHWQLIGHDVAFEKVILDSRSDSTDGIFVALVGEHFDSHQFIAQAIENGAVAVVVNRAVAFNIPQLIVDDTRYALGVIARENRRKSTATVIAITGSAGKTTTKEMLSSILKQAYLPSQILATKGNFNNEIGLPLTLLDIESEHQVVVVEMGAAKPGDIAYLMQFAEPDFSILLNAKAVHLEGFGDCDHVAKTKFEIVSALTENKTSAINIDTPYSSQWLAEAKHLGVNVVGYSADNKNADVFADDIIASINSCHFKLHIAANHYAVSLKVAGVHNVSNALAAAAIANAADISAESIVLGLNSFNAVAGRMQAVTGMKQSSIIDDSYNANPDAMRAAIDVLCSAEDRKIFVMGQMGELGKDELAYHRQIGQYAKEQGVDLFYACGELCRTAVEAFGQRGLFFEEQSALINSLSEEIQYGDTVLVKGSRSAKMDVVVAAIVKNNNILGDA; encoded by the coding sequence ATGATTTCAGCCACCACCCTCAGCCAGCTTGCGGCGGACAATCATTGGCAGTTAATTGGCCATGATGTGGCGTTTGAGAAAGTCATTCTCGATAGTCGCAGCGATAGCACTGATGGTATTTTTGTTGCCTTGGTAGGGGAGCACTTTGATAGTCATCAGTTCATTGCCCAGGCGATTGAGAATGGTGCTGTGGCCGTTGTCGTCAATCGCGCTGTCGCCTTCAATATACCGCAATTGATCGTCGACGATACACGATATGCCTTGGGTGTGATTGCCCGTGAAAATAGGCGCAAAAGCACCGCTACTGTCATAGCAATCACCGGTAGTGCGGGCAAGACGACAACCAAGGAAATGCTTTCGTCGATACTTAAGCAGGCATATCTTCCCAGTCAAATTCTGGCGACGAAGGGTAATTTTAATAATGAGATTGGTCTGCCGTTAACCCTGCTCGATATAGAATCAGAGCATCAGGTGGTCGTCGTTGAGATGGGGGCTGCCAAGCCGGGCGATATTGCTTACCTGATGCAATTCGCAGAGCCGGATTTTAGTATTTTACTCAATGCTAAGGCTGTACACCTCGAAGGATTTGGTGACTGCGATCACGTTGCGAAAACAAAATTTGAAATAGTGAGTGCTCTCACTGAAAACAAAACCAGCGCGATTAATATCGATACGCCTTATTCATCGCAATGGTTGGCTGAGGCAAAGCATCTAGGCGTTAATGTTGTTGGCTACTCCGCTGACAATAAAAACGCCGATGTTTTTGCCGATGATATTATCGCCAGCATCAACAGCTGTCACTTTAAACTGCATATTGCGGCAAATCACTACGCAGTATCGTTAAAAGTGGCTGGGGTGCATAACGTTTCAAATGCGCTGGCCGCAGCCGCGATTGCAAATGCAGCCGATATATCCGCCGAGTCTATTGTGTTGGGTCTGAACAGTTTCAATGCTGTGGCTGGCCGTATGCAGGCAGTAACAGGTATGAAGCAATCCAGTATTATCGATGATAGTTACAATGCCAACCCCGATGCAATGAGGGCGGCGATTGATGTTTTATGCTCGGCGGAGGATAGAAAAATCTTTGTCATGGGGCAGATGGGTGAGCTCGGTAAGGATGAGTTGGCTTATCACCGCCAAATAGGTCAATACGCCAAAGAACAGGGTGTTGATCTATTTTATGCTTGCGGTGAGCTATGTCGAACAGCTGTCGAGGCGTTTGGTCAACGAGGCCTATTTTTTGAGGAACAGTCAGCTCTTATCAACAGTTTAAGTGAAGAGATTCAGTATGGGGACACCGTGTTAGTCAAAGGTTCAAGAAGCGCAAAGATGGATGTTGTTGTCGCAGCAATAGTCAAAAATAATAATATTCTAGGGGACGCATAA
- the mraZ gene encoding division/cell wall cluster transcriptional repressor MraZ, with the protein MFRGVTHITMDAKGRLAMPAKYRDRLQQSCEGQLVATIDIQSQSLSIYPLPVWEKIEQDIQELPSLNPQVKRFQRLLIGHASDLELDGSGRVLMPQSLRDYAGLKKKLVLVGQGKKLELWNEELWLTETETWLQQAQDDESIPDEMLSLSL; encoded by the coding sequence ATGTTTAGAGGGGTGACGCACATCACAATGGATGCAAAGGGGCGCTTGGCCATGCCGGCTAAGTATCGCGATCGCCTGCAGCAAAGTTGTGAGGGTCAGCTGGTTGCCACCATTGATATTCAGTCCCAAAGTTTGAGTATTTATCCGCTGCCCGTTTGGGAGAAAATCGAACAAGATATTCAAGAGTTACCGTCACTCAATCCTCAGGTTAAGCGGTTTCAGCGCCTGTTGATTGGTCATGCCAGTGACTTGGAGCTCGATGGTAGTGGCCGAGTATTAATGCCGCAGTCGCTGAGAGACTATGCCGGCTTGAAGAAAAAATTAGTATTGGTTGGTCAGGGTAAAAAATTAGAGTTGTGGAATGAAGAACTCTGGCTTACCGAAACTGAAACATGGTTGCAGCAGGCTCAAGATGATGAGTCTATACCCGATGAAATGCTGTCTTTGTCACTTTGA